The Ptychodera flava strain L36383 chromosome 7, AS_Pfla_20210202, whole genome shotgun sequence DNA window CGAAATGCTTTTTTCCTAAAATCACGCAAACAAATTCTTCAACGAATGTCTTTTCAGAAAATGAATATAATTTCCCGTTTAAAGTTTGACCACTTCCTCTAAAAGCTGACTGTTTGAAATCATTTGAGGGAACCCCTTCTTTTAAATGTTCCACTTTTGTTCTGAAAAATCTTAAGAAGAGGAAGAAACAGTTGTAGTTCTTCGTTCCCGCCGAATATTTGTAAGTTTTCTAATTTTGGGAGAGCGATTACGGACACATTGTGTGAATTTTTAAACCTTCTGTtgtataacattttcattttgttgttctTGCGGTCGATTAAGAATTTGTGGTGCCTAAGTAACACCCAACCCCCACCCCTTTGTATGCCTACATACCAATCTGAATTATTTTAGATAGAAAACTTTATCCAAACACGTCCGTGTCCAGCAATCAACAATAGGCGACTGTGAAAAGCAATATCTGCTTATATAAGGTTTTCGTGCTGTTAGCCTGAAGCGGGTAATCAATTCCCATCATCATAAACCACAGTAACTTCTTGGTATGGTATATTGCAGGGTCTAAATTAATACATGATTTTGAGCACAGTTTGAGTTCTAATTGTAGTAAAAACATACATAGTTATCAATTAACTTAGTCATGGCCATATGCACGATCGGAAGTCCATTGTGTACGATTAGGCTGTCACAAATCCTTGAGATGGTGAAGGAATTCAGGGGGGTTGAACATtcttggggtagtagagggggagtTGAAGCTTATAAGTTACCTCTGAAAATACTTTGTTCCCTTTTATTTATGTTATCAGATTGCATAGTTTTGtagataataataaaaaattgatacgatttttatttcatgcaagTGTTCTAATTGTAGTAAAAAACAGATTTTTCGTATTTCATGACTTTATTTCGAACAAATCTAAATAGCATGAATgccaatgttttcaaatataaagCAAAAAAACTAGTGGATCTTGAAACATGGCAGAAGCTTCAAACTTGAAAACACAATTAGCAATGAGCACTTTCTGCTACTCGGCAGAGTTTGTCATAACTATAGCCGACTACGGAGTGTAGGCACGGTCAGCCCCCTGTATATCCATTTGACTGAAAGCATTTTCACTGAACAAAGGTTAGCTTCTCGTTCAACGTTTCAAACAAAATCATCATAATATATGTGCAAAGCGTGTAACCTTTCTAAAATAAGCTCTCTCGAGTGTTGACAACGGAAGCAATATAAAGCTGGATTTGATGGAGCTCTCCCGCTGTGCTCCTTATTTACATCAATGAAGTTTTATATGGGAGTCAACTTGTGTCACGCTCAAGTGATTGCACAAAATGAGAACCACGGTGATGTTGTTTGATTATATAGATCATTTTTCTGGCCATTTACGAATCCCCATGGTCATACAATGATTAAGTTGGAAGGTCAACAACCAATTCTCACAATTCCACCAATACATGGTGTAACATCATGAACCGCACTCACACACAGTAGAACGCATGCCTAGAATAGATAGTACTACATGGTTACATAACGTCAGCATTGGCCAATCAGTTACCCGACCGAAAGTTCCAGAGCAAAGCCATTTCGTCACTTTAGCCGTTAAGGATACTCTCATCTAGACATTGAGAGGCATGTTGCTCATGTGCTGGTTATCGGCGGTTATCCTGGAAGAATGTTGGTATTTGCCAAAACCTTCTTTTCCTGCTACTGTCGGTCCACAATTGCCGCCTAGACTTGGTTGGCTTTATCATGTACTTTAACGATTGCATAATGTACTTTGTCCTTTTCAGGGCCTTTCACTTGTTCGCGCCCATCAACAGAGAATACGTTACCCAGGATCCCTGGCTATGCCATTATTATCGTCTGAATATCCCTGCAATGAAGGACTTTGTAGACCATCACACTCTTCCCGGTATCGTCATGTCATCCTCCCTCGGCAACGACGATTTGTTGAAACCTTTGAAGGGAAATCCGCTCAGAGCTAACATATACCAGACGGGAAGTACGGTAAGTTGTAGTAAAGCATTcacgaatccgatcgaaaatatACTGTGGTCTCATGTAATTCCTCCAGTTTGGTACAAACCCTGTGTATGATAGTCATCATATCTGACTCTGAATGATCTTTGACAGAGTGTTCAGACTGGCATCGAGAAATGAGTCTATTTTGACCAAATTTATGTCTTCCCCGCACGATTTTCAGTCAAAAGTAATAGCATAAATCATAATTTCCAACATATTTATGGCATTGAATTTTATACTAGTGTTATCTGTTATCATCACCCAGTCCACCACTTTCAACAAAAGAAATACCAAATCCATCCTCTGTACAAAATCCATCTCCATAtagttgtaactttttctcggtCCGTACAGTGTGATAACTATACACAGGTTGGATTGTAGTGAGATTACCAGTGATAACCATTCAAAGTTAGTAGTGACCTTTCATGTAGTGGCCATTGTCCACATCAGCATAGTGATAGAATATGCATTGAACGtataatatttgacatttatgaTTCAGGTTGTGACGATAGATGGAGTTGTTGTAAGTAGTGCAGATCACTTGGCCTCCAACGGTGTTGTCCACTTGATTGACGGCATACTCCATTCATCGGTCAATCACAGTACTGGATGGGTAGTGGACAatcgttcacagttttcaactCTACAGACTGCTCTGAAGACTGCAGGCATGCAGTCTGCTCTGAAAGGTATGTAACACCCTAGGTTCTATCATACAGTGTGGTAGAATATGCCTCGCTGACGGCTGTTCGGACTCTCTGTTTTAAAATTccttctggtctaccacttgttgggactCATTCTAGAGCTCTTGCAgttagaaaagttttcaccgtcacattttttaaaaattaaaaattttggttttcccatagagtttacacatgggtggcggccattttgaatttcaaatatatgcaaatgttagGTAAACTGAATGTCTTGACCAAACTTTGCGCgctgactcctgatttttattcttcatttgataagagaatgatTGGAGGTTTTattaaggaaagttttagcTTAATTTTAGGTCCCTAACTTTTggggcgcgaactaccttaatgtAGTATGTACCTCGAAATCGGTTGACTTTGGTCAAACTTTTGTCAACGAAAATTTAAAGTATTGTATtgcctttcaaaatcatgaagaaATATTGGGGTCACCTGACAAGTTTCGTACTAAAGAAAACTATTGCCTTAAATGTACTGTCATTTGAAGTCCgtatccatgtgttaactctattgattGGAAATGGATTAACCTTTCGATTTTCAGAGAATAAGTCGGTAAAAAGTCTACTTACTCCAAGAAATTCAATTTGGTCCTAACGAGCGTAGACCAACAAATGTGATAAAGGTTTGAGACTCAATATCCGTCCCCGAAGCGCATTCTAATATTTCCGACTGCatttcattaaaggtatactgtcacctgatccaattttgccaaagttgccatggaaagagaaaatctaaccaatcacagattttaagcgggtggccatttttaaaaacagcgccctcacatgggcattttgaatacaaaggaacgcccctttgaccatatatgggcatatttagattacagttAACAGTATACTTTTAATTGTTGTATAGTACTCAGACGTCTATTCAAAGAACACATACGCCATGGGCGTCCCTTCGATTAAAAGACCAATGTATTATTCATGTATTAACTGTATTCCGACAAGATGTAAAAATCAAATACTGTACATGAATATTCTACAATGCCAAATAGCAATAAAAATTACCGAGTTCACTTCTAAGAGACAAAGACCAGTGAAAACTGattatattttttaagattCAGTGAACTCTTAACCTCTTAAAGGTGCAATTTCTTATACTCATACCATGCTTTTTCCGTCTGTCCATTCATTTATCGACTTAACACGGAAAAAGATCAACCAGCTTTATCAAACTAATCTCACGTTTTTCCCATTGCCAAGAACACTTTGCTAAACTATTAAAACTCATCATTGATTTACATTAAAAAGTATTCCATTAAAAATGGGATGATCTACAAATCTTATTatgaaatgttgcgacaaacaGACACGATAACCTTTTACGCACACGCACACATAGGCATATGTACTCTGCCACCAGTATTTGCACTCTAGAGTATTTGGTGTTAACGATGGATAAAGCTGGCTTTCTTTAAGCTTAATAATTATATGGAAATAATGAAATGTTCTTCAGTATAAATGTTGTAGTGTTGATACCGTGAAACGAGGCACCTTTTTCCCTTTCTATTACAACAGGACCAGGCCCGttcactgtatttgcaccatctaATGCGGCTTTTGAGCAACTCCCTCCGGGTGTTCTTGATAGTTTGTTGAAGAATCCATCATTACTCGAGGACGTCTTGAAATTCCATATAGTGAACGGAACCTACTTTCTGCCAGGTATCCCGGAGGGTTCTCTGCTTACGCAATCTGGACAGAATTTACAGTTTCGCACTGTCTCAGGTAAGATTTAAATGCCAAACCTTATGACAAATGTTTTTAGTTCAACACTTAAACTCATGTCTTATCCTGGAAAGCATTTAcccaaccccccaccccccgccacccctgtgttggTTCTACGTCTGTTTGGATGCTGTCTTTCATTCAGTCACCTGCAACGAGAAGATATGCTCCATGAATTGTTTAATGATGTTGTTCCCAAGTCATGCATTTCCGATATTAAAACGCATCGATGTAATGGATACAACTTGAAAACGGGGTGGTTAAAAGGAAGTAACATGCGCTCAGGTATTTTGTGTTTCGCTCGTTTTTGATTGTGAGTTATCATAGTCAAAATTCGATTATTAGAGtaaagaatacaaatgtatTGCAGCACGGGTACACAAACCAAAAAGTCAGCCATATAGACCAGTAAAACGTTCTGttactttattttctttttaatcaaactttaatGTGAAATGAATCCACAAAAACTAAGTGAacgaaattaaatatataagtGGGTTTAAGTATCAATGTGTTTTCTGCAAGATTTCTTCGTCATAGGTTCTGAATAAGTCACTTAGTATACAAAGGGCCAATGGAACTATTTATTGCATATCTTGTTACCAGGGCATTCAAACGGTtggtgtatttttaattttttccctgttTACTTTATCATCAGATGTCGTAGAAGTGCAAGGTACACCACTACAGGACCAAACTGCCACATCGAATGGAGTTGTATACTTGATTGAAAGTGTCCTGAGACCTTATCAGCCTGACCCTTACCAATTTCTAAATGATTTAAACTTTTAAGTTGTTCTCGTAAAAAGTAATTTGTCATGATTGTAATTTCACAACAGCCTATACATTCGGGTTTTTGAACTCTTCTGACAATAATTCTCGAACACCATTGGTGAACCAAAGGTGAAATATAACACAACATCAATACGGCACATCTCTCTGATCACATCATCGCGACGAAGATTAGTCGCTACGTTGGCAGAATTATAATTATTTGAAGTCTGAAATTCCACCAGTTGCTCCAAGCTCTTGTTTAAGGGTTGCATATTCAATCTTTACGGATTGCATTTGTTTGCATTCGGAGTGAAAAAGAAATTGGCAGATACTCTTTTTGTGAAATGAAAGTAACCGAAAAAACATTTAACTCTACGAATGCCCCGCTGTTTCCAACTGTTGATTTAACTTCGGATAAACA harbors:
- the LOC139137302 gene encoding uncharacterized protein SYNPCC7002_A0175-like isoform X2, whose protein sequence is MKDFVDHHTLPGIVMSSSLGNDDLLKPLKGNPLRANIYQTGSTVVTIDGVVVSSADHLASNGVVHLIDGILHSSVNHSTGWVVDNRSQFSTLQTALKTAGMQSALKGPGPFTVFAPSNAAFEQLPPGVLDSLLKNPSLLEDVLKFHIVNGTYFLPGIPEGSLLTQSGQNLQFRTVSDVVEVQGTPLQDQTATANGVVYLIESVLRPEQPDPYQFLNDLNF
- the LOC139137302 gene encoding uncharacterized protein SYNPCC7002_A0175-like isoform X1 encodes the protein MKDFVDHHTLPGIVMSSSLGNDDLLKPLKGNPLRANIYQTGSTVVTIDGVVVSSADHLASNGVVHLIDGILHSSVNHSTGWVVDNRSQFSTLQTALKTAGMQSALKGPGPFTVFAPSNAAFEQLPPGVLDSLLKNPSLLEDVLKFHIVNGTYFLPGIPEGSLLTQSGQNLQFRTVSDVVEVQGTPLQDQTATSNGVVYLIESVLRPYQPDPYQFLNDLNF